The Neobacillus sp. PS3-34 genome has a window encoding:
- the pepV gene encoding dipeptidase PepV, giving the protein MINWHEEVLSRKDELLEDLFNLLRIESTKDLDSKTEGRPMGEKIGEALEYILEKAKQNGFRTKNLAGYAGYAEYGSSNAGDPIGILCHVDVVPATGEWTSPPFEPAIRDGKIYARGAIDDKGPSMAAFYAMKIVKESGLALSKNVRIIFGTDEESGMNCMKYYSEVEGMPTSGFAPDANFPIINAEKGQITVKLSLPNTNTDYVEKMELLSFHAGNRVNMVPERATAAIIGFNESLMKDFEEFCSISNVKSDISYKENTAELTLYGISAHAMEPHKGVNAATTLARFLQSYTFQAQASKFICFLADLHKDFEGKSLGISYSDDITGPLTVNPGILYFEGKGEAFLQINARIPVTTDYETTKEKLKVLVDQKGFILSELRESQPHYVDPSTPIIKGLKRAYEEETNQKARLLSTGGATYARFMKQGVAFGACFPGKEMTAHEKDEYIEIEDLLRATAIYARAIYELAK; this is encoded by the coding sequence ATGATCAATTGGCATGAGGAAGTATTATCCCGTAAGGACGAGCTGCTTGAAGATTTGTTTAATCTGCTTCGAATTGAGAGTACGAAAGATTTAGATTCAAAGACAGAGGGGAGGCCGATGGGTGAAAAAATCGGTGAAGCCCTTGAGTACATTCTAGAAAAGGCTAAACAAAACGGATTTAGAACTAAGAATTTAGCGGGATATGCCGGCTATGCGGAATATGGGAGCAGTAATGCTGGAGATCCAATCGGGATCCTTTGCCATGTCGATGTTGTGCCTGCAACAGGTGAATGGACGAGCCCACCATTTGAACCAGCCATACGTGATGGGAAAATTTATGCCCGCGGTGCCATTGACGATAAAGGGCCGTCAATGGCTGCTTTTTATGCAATGAAAATAGTTAAAGAATCAGGGCTGGCACTATCGAAAAATGTCCGGATTATTTTTGGAACAGATGAAGAGAGCGGTATGAACTGTATGAAGTATTACAGCGAAGTCGAAGGTATGCCGACCTCAGGGTTTGCGCCGGATGCTAATTTTCCCATAATCAATGCGGAAAAAGGGCAGATAACTGTCAAGCTTTCTCTGCCAAATACAAACACTGACTATGTTGAGAAAATGGAGTTATTATCCTTTCATGCCGGAAACAGAGTCAATATGGTGCCGGAACGAGCGACTGCGGCTATAATCGGTTTTAACGAATCCCTTATGAAGGATTTCGAGGAATTTTGCTCAATAAGTAATGTTAAAAGTGATATATCTTATAAAGAAAACACAGCAGAATTAACACTTTATGGTATTTCCGCTCATGCGATGGAGCCCCATAAAGGAGTCAATGCAGCAACCACACTGGCAAGATTCCTGCAAAGCTATACATTTCAGGCACAAGCATCCAAATTCATATGTTTCCTGGCTGACTTGCATAAAGACTTTGAAGGTAAATCTTTAGGGATTTCCTATTCTGATGATATAACAGGGCCTCTGACCGTGAATCCGGGCATCCTATACTTTGAGGGAAAAGGGGAGGCTTTCTTGCAAATAAATGCACGAATTCCTGTCACAACGGACTATGAAACCACAAAGGAAAAGTTGAAAGTATTAGTGGACCAAAAGGGATTTATTCTATCAGAATTAAGAGAGTCACAGCCACACTACGTGGACCCCAGCACTCCAATCATCAAGGGATTGAAGAGAGCATATGAGGAAGAAACCAATCAGAAAGCGCGACTTTTATCGACAGGAGGGGCTACATATGCCCGATTTATGAAGCAAGGGGTTGCATTTGGGGCATGTTTTCCAGGGAAGGAAATGACGGCCCACGAAAAAGATGAGTATATCGAGATCGAGGATTTACTGAGAGCAACAGCCATCTATGCTCGTGCCATATATGAACTTGCAAAATAA
- a CDS encoding lysozyme family protein, with amino-acid sequence MKRKATKPKRKRNFNIILLLLTVIFSVVIMESYFQQYEKSSPIVKSDPLVEVKKYTPLLHSELQKVHLEQYTVVLAALMQQESKGKGGDPMQASESVGLAPNTIKNPEQSVKQGVRHFQRIVTYGKQKGVDFPSIIQAYNMGIGYIDFVSQHGGKHSEELAKKFSFMQVQKKPTIYNCGGDKNNFRYPYCYGDFTYSTKVAKNIESINGSITVNSGTPISGGAF; translated from the coding sequence ATGAAACGCAAAGCAACCAAACCCAAACGGAAACGGAATTTTAATATTATTCTGTTATTGCTTACTGTTATTTTCTCAGTGGTAATAATGGAATCCTATTTTCAACAATATGAAAAGTCGAGTCCCATAGTTAAAAGCGATCCCCTGGTGGAGGTTAAAAAATATACCCCACTGTTACATAGTGAATTGCAGAAAGTTCATCTTGAACAATATACGGTTGTGCTGGCTGCCTTAATGCAGCAGGAAAGCAAGGGAAAAGGCGGCGACCCAATGCAGGCTTCAGAATCTGTTGGTTTGGCGCCAAACACGATCAAAAATCCGGAGCAGAGTGTCAAACAGGGCGTGAGGCATTTTCAGCGTATCGTTACATATGGGAAACAAAAAGGTGTCGACTTTCCGTCCATTATTCAGGCCTATAATATGGGGATAGGCTACATCGACTTTGTCTCACAACACGGCGGGAAACATAGCGAGGAATTGGCGAAGAAATTTTCTTTCATGCAGGTACAAAAGAAGCCGACTATATATAATTGCGGCGGAGATAAAAACAACTTCCGCTATCCCTATTGTTATGGCGATTTTACCTATAGCACAAAAGTTGCAAAAAATATTGAATCCATCAATGGAAGCATAACGGTTAATTCCGGAACACCAATTTCAGGAGGGGCGTTCTAA
- a CDS encoding PaaI family thioesterase codes for MEEKVVNAIQDEYPDDFAWCYGCGRLNEEGHHFRTSWQGEQTVTVYTPKPEHMALPGFVYGGIIGSLVDCHGTGSSALALHRKNGHEPGDGVEPPRFVTGSLKVDFLKPTPHGTLIKAVGTVQEIHPKKWKVNVEVFAEDSLCARGEVIAVVMPDTFLKSV; via the coding sequence ATGGAAGAGAAGGTTGTAAATGCAATTCAAGATGAATATCCTGATGATTTTGCGTGGTGCTATGGCTGCGGACGTTTAAATGAAGAAGGGCATCATTTCAGAACAAGCTGGCAAGGTGAGCAAACAGTGACGGTCTACACACCAAAGCCGGAGCATATGGCATTGCCCGGATTTGTATATGGAGGAATTATTGGTTCATTGGTAGATTGCCATGGCACAGGTTCTTCGGCACTGGCCCTCCACCGGAAAAATGGCCATGAACCAGGAGATGGAGTAGAACCGCCACGGTTTGTAACCGGATCGTTAAAAGTGGACTTTCTTAAACCAACTCCTCATGGAACTCTTATAAAAGCAGTTGGAACTGTGCAGGAAATTCACCCGAAAAAGTGGAAGGTGAATGTTGAAGTGTTTGCGGAGGATAGTCTTTGTGCACGGGGAGAGGTTATCGCGGTTGTAATGCCTGATACTTTTTTAAAAAGTGTTTAA
- a CDS encoding EthD family reductase, producing MAKLIVMYEEPRDKEGFEKHYFDVHVPLGRKIPNIKNESIHRVIQSQNTNLSLYLILELEFENLEALTLALSSPEAKAAEADGPNLFQYLNNPPIISIVE from the coding sequence GTGGCAAAACTTATTGTTATGTACGAAGAACCAAGAGATAAAGAGGGATTTGAGAAGCATTATTTTGATGTTCATGTACCTCTTGGAAGGAAAATACCGAATATAAAAAATGAATCCATCCATCGAGTAATACAATCACAAAATACGAATTTAAGCCTTTACCTCATACTCGAACTTGAATTTGAAAACCTCGAAGCTCTCACGCTGGCATTGTCTAGTCCTGAGGCAAAAGCAGCAGAAGCAGATGGGCCAAATCTTTTCCAGTATTTAAATAATCCACCAATCATTAGTATCGTCGAATAG
- a CDS encoding amidase family protein, producing MKELAASIAHNETGTFAGVPILLKNFTQEIKNEPMTSGSKGFLNYKAEEDSHIVSKIKETGVTVLGQTNVPELALMGITEPAHYGPTRNPWNTNHTPGGSSGGSAAAVAAGMVPIAGGNDGGGSIRIPASFCGLFGFKPSRGRTPVGRKLGRQMQGASVDHVLTRSVRDSALMLDLLKGHEKGAAFHAPPFESTYFECMQKGFNKPLRIAYSTKSPINTEVHPENKEAVVKTVKLLESMGHHLEEKDAPVDGKKIANSFITLYFGEVAATLATMGEFLGRKVKYNDVEPTTWLLGLLGKATTAEEWVLSIREWDKAAYSMEDFHETYDFYVTPTTAFPPSKIGELDPTPSEKLMISIFGQLRLAGFIKKMGLIDQLVENSLKRTPFTQLGNLTGQPAMSVPLHQTTDGLPIGVQFMAANGREDQLFQMAGILEQSELWIDIKTNPMFNY from the coding sequence ATGAAAGAACTGGCCGCTTCGATTGCCCATAACGAAACAGGCACTTTTGCCGGAGTGCCAATCCTGTTAAAGAATTTTACACAGGAAATTAAAAACGAACCAATGACCTCTGGTTCAAAGGGCTTCCTCAACTATAAAGCTGAAGAAGATTCCCATATTGTTTCAAAAATAAAGGAAACAGGAGTGACGGTTCTAGGACAAACAAATGTCCCGGAATTAGCTCTTATGGGAATTACGGAGCCAGCACACTATGGACCAACAAGAAATCCTTGGAATACCAACCATACTCCTGGAGGTTCAAGCGGGGGTTCAGCAGCGGCGGTTGCAGCTGGTATGGTCCCGATTGCCGGGGGAAATGATGGTGGAGGCTCCATCAGAATTCCGGCCTCCTTTTGTGGTTTGTTCGGATTCAAGCCTTCCAGAGGAAGGACACCCGTTGGCAGAAAGCTTGGCAGACAGATGCAAGGTGCATCCGTGGACCATGTCCTTACAAGGTCTGTACGGGATAGTGCCTTAATGCTCGATTTATTAAAGGGTCATGAAAAAGGAGCTGCTTTTCATGCACCACCATTTGAATCTACTTATTTTGAATGCATGCAGAAGGGATTCAATAAACCACTTAGAATTGCCTACTCGACAAAATCCCCCATTAATACGGAAGTTCATCCAGAGAACAAAGAAGCTGTTGTAAAAACAGTTAAGCTGTTAGAGTCCATGGGGCATCATTTGGAAGAAAAGGATGCACCTGTTGACGGTAAAAAAATTGCCAACAGTTTTATTACATTATATTTCGGCGAGGTTGCAGCCACGTTAGCTACCATGGGAGAGTTTTTAGGGAGAAAGGTTAAATACAACGATGTTGAGCCAACCACATGGTTATTAGGTCTGCTTGGCAAAGCAACCACTGCAGAAGAATGGGTGCTATCAATAAGGGAATGGGATAAAGCAGCCTATTCGATGGAAGATTTTCATGAAACATACGACTTTTATGTAACACCTACAACTGCATTTCCTCCTTCGAAAATAGGAGAACTGGATCCGACACCATCTGAAAAACTAATGATAAGTATATTTGGTCAACTAAGGCTGGCAGGCTTCATTAAGAAAATGGGTTTGATTGACCAGCTGGTAGAAAATAGCTTGAAACGAACTCCGTTTACGCAATTGGGGAATCTAACAGGACAGCCAGCCATGTCTGTGCCGTTACATCAAACAACCGATGGACTGCCAATTGGAGTCCAATTTATGGCGGCAAACGGAAGAGAGGACCAACTATTTCAAATGGCGGGAATTCTTGAGCAGAGTGAGCTATGGATAGACATAAAGACCAACCCGATGTTCAATTATTAA
- a CDS encoding sugar O-acetyltransferase — MHSEKEKMLNGELYNAADPELIRERENARRLTRLYNQTLETENEKRTELLKELFGSNGKNLFVEPTFRCDYGYNIHVGENFYANFDCVILDVCEVRIGDNCFIAPGVHIYTATHPLDPSERISGEEYGKPVTIGHNVWIGGRAVINPGINIGDNVVIASGAVVTKDVPKNVVVGGNPAKVIKHIEV, encoded by the coding sequence GTGCATTCTGAAAAAGAAAAAATGTTAAATGGCGAATTGTATAATGCTGCTGACCCCGAATTAATAAGAGAGCGTGAAAATGCCAGAAGATTAACCAGGTTATACAATCAAACGTTAGAGACTGAAAATGAAAAACGGACTGAACTTTTGAAGGAACTCTTCGGTTCAAACGGAAAAAACCTATTCGTGGAGCCGACCTTCCGTTGTGATTATGGTTACAACATTCACGTAGGAGAAAACTTCTATGCGAATTTTGACTGTGTCATTTTGGACGTTTGTGAAGTGCGGATAGGTGATAACTGTTTTATTGCTCCTGGTGTGCATATCTATACAGCAACACATCCGCTCGATCCATCCGAACGCATTTCAGGCGAAGAGTACGGCAAGCCAGTAACGATTGGTCACAATGTCTGGATTGGCGGGAGAGCCGTGATCAATCCAGGAATTAATATAGGGGATAATGTAGTAATAGCATCTGGTGCGGTTGTGACAAAAGATGTTCCTAAAAATGTTGTCGTAGGCGGGAATCCTGCGAAAGTTATTAAACACATTGAAGTTTGA
- a CDS encoding lysozyme family protein: MKVIRKSSKNIIPLLLLFLLLGSALIYNMKIKKPSEEQLIKYEPLISSELKKYHLNEYTPILLAIMDQESRGIGNDPMQSSESAGLQRNEINNPEDSIKQGVYHFSEMYKYGIKRRVNLDTIIQSYNMGPGYIDFVANHGFKHSEELAKSYSELQVQKFPTKYTCGNNLGNFRYPYCFGDFSYALKVNVRLPSIKKILHNYSVS, encoded by the coding sequence ATGAAGGTTATTAGAAAATCATCAAAAAATATTATTCCCTTGTTATTATTATTTCTTTTATTAGGGTCAGCCTTAATTTATAATATGAAAATTAAAAAACCATCAGAAGAACAATTGATTAAATATGAGCCGTTAATTTCAAGTGAATTAAAAAAATACCATTTAAATGAGTACACCCCTATTTTACTCGCTATCATGGATCAGGAAAGCCGCGGAATTGGAAATGATCCCATGCAATCTTCAGAATCCGCTGGCCTGCAAAGAAATGAGATTAATAATCCAGAAGACAGTATTAAGCAGGGTGTCTACCATTTTAGTGAAATGTACAAGTACGGAATCAAACGCCGGGTAAATTTAGATACCATTATTCAAAGCTACAATATGGGACCTGGCTATATAGACTTTGTTGCGAATCATGGTTTTAAACACAGTGAAGAACTGGCCAAATCCTATTCAGAGCTCCAGGTACAAAAATTCCCTACTAAATATACATGTGGTAACAACTTAGGGAATTTTCGCTATCCCTATTGCTTCGGTGATTTTTCATATGCTCTGAAAGTAAATGTCCGGCTTCCTTCTATTAAAAAAATTCTTCATAACTATTCCGTATCATAG
- a CDS encoding kinase has translation MKETLKTLLNRIPNGNIDHRFILAIDGLSRSGKTTLVEQISQHLKGMGIPFFIFHIDDHIVERNKRYNTGNEEWYEYYCLQWDVDWLSQNFFHNLKHSQSFSLPYYDGETDTYSEHRISLPKACIIVVEGVFLQRKEWRSFFDYLVYLDCPRDKRFQRESDATKKNIEKFKTRYWKAEEYYVETENPIEKADLVLNS, from the coding sequence ATGAAGGAAACTTTAAAAACTTTATTGAATCGGATACCAAATGGAAATATAGATCATCGTTTTATTTTAGCGATAGATGGATTAAGCCGTTCTGGAAAAACGACGCTTGTTGAACAGATAAGCCAGCATTTGAAAGGAATGGGTATCCCCTTCTTTATTTTCCACATTGACGACCATATTGTTGAAAGGAATAAGCGGTACAATACCGGAAATGAGGAATGGTATGAGTATTACTGCCTGCAGTGGGATGTGGACTGGTTAAGTCAAAACTTTTTTCATAATCTAAAGCACTCTCAGTCATTCAGTCTTCCTTACTATGATGGAGAAACTGATACTTACAGCGAACATAGAATTTCCCTGCCGAAAGCCTGCATAATAGTAGTCGAAGGAGTTTTTCTTCAAAGAAAAGAGTGGCGGAGTTTCTTTGATTATCTCGTTTATTTAGACTGTCCAAGAGATAAAAGATTTCAACGTGAAAGCGACGCAACCAAGAAGAACATTGAAAAATTCAAAACCCGATATTGGAAAGCGGAAGAATATTATGTAGAGACAGAGAATCCGATTGAAAAGGCGGATTTGGTTTTAAATAGTTGA
- a CDS encoding DUF4085 family protein → MKFFTKDWYEEMQILGFLMLPETKEEWDENIEDYEKYGMDYKRIFKEDVDLKKSDLLRFLPESFHPYINDYSINSEYPPLELRIMAEQWLKEYHKRMEILDQEYINHYKSIKDKLSNNVVQLHDNSLHDARVISYEIPSKDTFTIILDCRGGFHYFTDIKVTFTGVTELSIPNQLEGASWLYDEVYCTNTGFEYHVLFDCPLTEFNITAENVLIAEL, encoded by the coding sequence ATGAAATTTTTCACAAAAGATTGGTATGAAGAAATGCAAATTTTAGGCTTTCTAATGCTACCTGAAACAAAAGAGGAATGGGACGAAAATATTGAGGACTACGAAAAATATGGGATGGATTATAAGAGAATTTTTAAAGAGGACGTGGATTTAAAAAAGAGCGACTTATTAAGGTTTCTTCCTGAATCCTTTCACCCCTATATTAATGACTATTCAATTAATTCGGAATACCCCCCACTGGAGCTAAGGATTATGGCGGAACAATGGCTGAAAGAATACCATAAGAGAATGGAAATTCTTGATCAAGAATACATTAACCATTACAAATCTATTAAAGATAAACTCTCTAATAATGTGGTTCAATTACATGATAATTCCCTGCACGATGCAAGGGTAATTTCCTATGAAATTCCCTCCAAGGATACATTCACCATTATTCTCGATTGCAGAGGCGGCTTTCATTATTTTACAGACATCAAAGTAACATTTACAGGAGTTACTGAACTTTCAATCCCCAATCAACTGGAAGGCGCATCTTGGCTTTATGATGAGGTTTACTGCACAAATACGGGATTTGAGTATCATGTCTTATTCGACTGTCCTTTAACAGAATTCAACATCACGGCTGAAAATGTATTGATTGCGGAGTTATAA
- a CDS encoding AI-2E family transporter, whose translation MINKIANSAGFRRLFIIVLLSLLLFFLRDLINLILFTFIFSFLMEKLVSIIFKRFTFKRRIVVITLYIAVVGILVFASVRYVPLIVSQITILLKQLTDFYASDPDYPIVNYVFDKIGTKQISGYMEQGFTFLVKYFTTVSKVSLQILLALLLSFFFLLEKPRLIKFTNKFKDSKISAFYNEIHFFGHKFASTFGKVIEAQIIIALVNCVLTTIALWILGFPQLGGISIMILLLGLIPVAGVIISLIPLCIIAFSIGGFIKVLYIAIAVMIVHAIEAYILNPKLMSSKTNLPVFYTFVVLIISEHFFGIWGLIIGIPLFVFALDVLDVNEKD comes from the coding sequence ATGATAAATAAAATCGCCAATAGTGCGGGATTTAGAAGGTTATTTATTATTGTTTTATTGTCATTGCTTTTATTTTTTTTACGGGATTTAATAAATCTCATCTTATTTACATTTATTTTTTCATTTCTAATGGAGAAATTAGTGAGTATCATCTTTAAGCGGTTTACTTTCAAACGAAGAATTGTGGTTATTACGCTTTATATCGCAGTGGTGGGGATCCTCGTATTTGCCAGTGTTCGGTACGTGCCATTAATTGTCAGCCAAATCACTATATTATTAAAACAGCTTACGGATTTTTATGCGTCCGACCCTGATTATCCAATTGTGAATTATGTCTTTGATAAAATTGGGACAAAACAAATCTCCGGATATATGGAACAAGGCTTTACGTTTCTTGTTAAGTATTTTACCACTGTGAGTAAGGTGAGTTTACAAATTCTGTTAGCATTGCTGCTAAGCTTTTTCTTTTTGTTAGAAAAACCTCGTTTAATCAAGTTTACGAATAAGTTTAAAGATAGTAAAATCTCTGCTTTTTACAATGAGATTCATTTTTTCGGACATAAATTTGCTTCTACCTTTGGAAAGGTAATTGAAGCCCAAATTATTATTGCCCTAGTGAATTGCGTTTTAACTACCATTGCTCTTTGGATTTTAGGTTTTCCACAGCTGGGCGGCATATCCATCATGATTTTGCTTCTAGGCCTCATTCCAGTTGCGGGAGTAATCATCTCGCTTATTCCATTATGCATCATTGCATTTAGTATTGGCGGCTTCATAAAAGTGTTGTATATCGCAATAGCCGTAATGATTGTCCATGCGATCGAGGCTTATATCCTGAATCCAAAGCTGATGTCTTCAAAAACAAATTTGCCGGTATTTTATACCTTTGTTGTTTTAATTATTTCTGAGCATTTCTTTGGGATATGGGGATTGATTATCGGGATACCACTTTTTGTTTTTGCATTGGATGTTTTGGACGTAAACGAAAAGGATTAA
- a CDS encoding DUF2179 domain-containing protein, producing MNGEGAYTGENTKVVFCVITRLEEAELKNIIDDIDPTAFLAMADIAEVRGGRFKKKNIH from the coding sequence ATGAATGGAGAGGGAGCATATACGGGGGAGAACACGAAGGTTGTTTTTTGTGTTATTACACGACTAGAGGAAGCAGAACTTAAGAATATTATTGACGATATCGATCCAACGGCCTTTTTGGCTATGGCTGATATAGCAGAGGTCCGTGGAGGAAGATTTAAAAAGAAAAACATTCATTAA